The nucleotide sequence TTAACGGGTTAATTAAGGGACTAGAGGTAATTCGATGAGGATCAAGATTTTGGGCATGATACCAAGCTCGATAACTTTTATCATCAATGGGGATAATTTTAATATCAGAAAAAGTGCGATCGCCCATCATTCTCATCGCATCCATCGAGACTTCTACCGGACATCCTAAATAATAACAATTTCGCCATAATAATAAGGGAATAACTGGAGGTAAAATATTCCGTTCTGGAAATTCTCGGAAAAATCGGAAACTAACCTCTCGATCTAATAATTTTAGATTTAAAATTTTCTGTTCATCGACTAAATTTTTTAAGGCTTGCTCACAGGTAATACTCTGATTTCTCAGTTGTTGCCAAGCGGATAAAACGGGTGTTGTTGCAGTCATGGGGTTAGCAGTGGAATGAGTGTGATGAGATTGAAAGTTGAGTTGAGAAATCTGGGGACATAAATTGATCCTCTACAATAATTATAGAGGGAAGGAATATTTTTTAACCTTTTTTAACTCTAATCGTTCTTATCTGTATCAAGACGACAAAATTAACGCATAATAGAGAATGAACTCCCATCTGGCAATGTTATTCGCTCAACGGTTCAGCTTATGAAAAAACGCTCATTTCCTAAAATTTTGGTCATTGGTCTAGTCGTTTTGGGACTCCTGGGAATTGGGGGGTTTTATGGGTTGTCGGGCCGAAACCCTGCCTCCTTAGTAACAGGTAGCACAAAAACAGCGCCAGAGGCGGCGATGTTTGTGCCTCGGACTGCACCCGCAATGGTTTCATTATTAGTAAATCCAGATCGGTTAGAATCAGTTGGGAAGATTTTAACCTTTTCCCAAAAAAGTAATAATAATCGCATTCAACTCAACCCAATTAAAGAAAGTCTGTTAACAAATACGGGGTTAAATTATGGGCGAGATATTCAACCTTGGTTAGGAAATGAAATCACTTGGGCATTAGTTACCCCTGATCTGGATCGTTCCTCGAATAATGGTCAACAACCGGGGTATTTTGTCGCTTTATCAACAAAAAATTCTCAAAAAAGTCAAGAGGTTTTAGATCAGTTTTGGCAGAAACAAGTCAATGCTGGTTTAGATATTATTTCTGATCAATATCGCGGAGTTAAATTAGTTTATCGTAGACCCTTTGAAGGGGATGTTAACGATACACCTAGTTTAGTCACGGCTACTATTGGCGATCGCTTTGTGTTATTTGCTAACTATCCCAAAGTGATGAAAGAAGCCTTAAATACTGTACAAGCTAATCTGAATTTAAGTCAATCTGAATCCTATCAAAAAGCCTTAAAAGAATTAAAACCAGGAGGAGTTGGGTTTGGATTTTTTAATTTAGGAAATTGGCAATTAGTGACTGATCAACCGGAAGAATTTATCGGTCAACAACCCAGTTTGGCTGTATCTTTAGGAATTAATTCTAAGGGACTTTTAGCAGAAACCGCGTTAATTGCGACCTTAGAGGAAGATACAATAAACCCATCTCCAGCATTTTCCAAACCTGTAGAAGCATTAAACTATATTAGTTCCAATAGTCCGTTATTAATTGCCGGAAAAGACTTAAAACAACTGTGGACAGACTTCTCTAAAATTGCTGCGGTCAATACGGCTTTAGAACAATTTATTGAGCAACCAATAGCCGGAATTAAAAGCTTATGGGGGTTAGATTTACCTCAAAATATTTTCAGTTGGGTGACAGGAGAATATGCCTTAGCAGTTGTTCCTCATGGGGATGAACAATGGGACTGGATTTTTGTGGCCGAACGTTCAGAAAATG is from Planktothrix serta PCC 8927 and encodes:
- a CDS encoding DUF3352 domain-containing protein, with product MKKRSFPKILVIGLVVLGLLGIGGFYGLSGRNPASLVTGSTKTAPEAAMFVPRTAPAMVSLLVNPDRLESVGKILTFSQKSNNNRIQLNPIKESLLTNTGLNYGRDIQPWLGNEITWALVTPDLDRSSNNGQQPGYFVALSTKNSQKSQEVLDQFWQKQVNAGLDIISDQYRGVKLVYRRPFEGDVNDTPSLVTATIGDRFVLFANYPKVMKEALNTVQANLNLSQSESYQKALKELKPGGVGFGFFNLGNWQLVTDQPEEFIGQQPSLAVSLGINSKGLLAETALIATLEEDTINPSPAFSKPVEALNYISSNSPLLIAGKDLKQLWTDFSKIAAVNTALEQFIEQPIAGIKSLWGLDLPQNIFSWVTGEYALAVVPHGDEQWDWIFVAERSENANSAIENLDKIATEQGYSVGSFNLNNNTLSAWTKLTPVVLQKKDKAKTQTRLIQANAKGVHSTVGKYEIFTTSVEAMDEALEVAKTANLITEDPDFKASLEVLPQINDGYFYLNWLTSRDFLNQQLPLFKLVELSAKPFFDNLRSFTISSSDRVGNVQHATVFLRLR